A single window of Chitinophagales bacterium DNA harbors:
- a CDS encoding START-like domain-containing protein, producing the protein MSRVKISLEFKVRSTPSILYNFLSTPSGLAQWFAEHVDSHENTYSFYWNGQREEAEVLDKEENTFIRFQMEENEEGEFLEFRITQAEITGDTVLLVTDFADDDDVEDQKQLWDSQIDALISRVGG; encoded by the coding sequence ATGAGTAGAGTTAAAATTTCTTTGGAATTTAAGGTTCGTTCTACACCAAGTATCCTTTACAACTTTTTATCCACCCCTTCGGGCTTGGCTCAATGGTTTGCAGAACATGTAGATAGCCATGAGAATACTTACAGTTTTTATTGGAATGGCCAAAGAGAAGAAGCAGAGGTTTTGGATAAAGAAGAGAATACTTTTATCCGATTTCAAATGGAAGAAAATGAGGAAGGTGAATTTTTAGAATTTAGAATTACACAAGCTGAAATAACTGGTGATACCGTTTTGTTGGTAACTGACTTTGCAGATGATGACGATGTTGAAGATCAAAAACAACTTTGGGATAGCCAGATAGATGCTTTGATATCCAGAGTAGGTGGTTAA
- a CDS encoding RNA polymerase sigma factor RpoD/SigA has protein sequence MRQLKITKSITNRESQSLEKYLQEIGKVDLLTPEEEVTLAKQIKQGNQEALEKLTKANLRFVVSVAKQYQNQGLSLSDLINEGNLGLIKAAQRFDETRGFKFISYAVWWIRQSILQALAEQSRIVRLPLNKVGSLNKINKAFSALEQEFEREPSSDELAEVLEIATEEVETTLGVAARHVSVDAPFVEGEDNSLLDVLENGGTPQTDQDLEYRDSLRQEIERSLSTLTERQKDVIKLYFGIGVEHSMSLEDIGARFGLTRERVRQIKDKAINKLRSASRSKLLKAYLGG, from the coding sequence ATGAGGCAATTAAAAATTACTAAATCCATAACGAATCGGGAAAGCCAATCTCTTGAAAAATATCTTCAAGAAATTGGTAAGGTCGATCTTTTGACTCCCGAAGAGGAAGTGACATTGGCTAAACAGATCAAACAAGGCAATCAAGAAGCTTTGGAGAAATTAACCAAAGCGAACTTGAGGTTCGTGGTATCTGTAGCCAAACAGTATCAAAATCAAGGCTTATCCTTAAGCGACTTGATCAATGAGGGAAACCTTGGATTGATTAAGGCTGCACAGCGTTTTGATGAAACAAGAGGTTTTAAATTCATCTCCTATGCAGTGTGGTGGATTCGTCAGTCTATATTGCAGGCCTTGGCAGAGCAGTCCCGTATTGTGCGACTTCCTCTCAACAAGGTAGGCTCGTTGAATAAAATCAATAAAGCCTTTTCTGCATTAGAGCAAGAATTCGAAAGAGAACCATCTTCTGATGAATTGGCTGAAGTGCTCGAAATCGCTACGGAAGAAGTAGAGACTACTTTGGGAGTTGCAGCTCGACATGTATCAGTTGATGCTCCTTTTGTAGAAGGAGAAGATAATTCTTTGCTTGATGTGTTGGAGAATGGAGGTACACCCCAAACAGACCAAGATTTGGAGTACAGAGATTCCCTTCGTCAAGAAATAGAACGCTCTCTTTCTACGCTTACCGAACGCCAAAAAGATGTGATTAAACTGTATTTTGGTATTGGTGTAGAGCATAGTATGTCCTTAGAAGACATTGGGGCAAGGTTTGGACTGACGCGGGAACGTGTGCGACAAATCAAAGATAAAGCAATCAATAAGCTGAGAAGTGCTTCTCGTAGCAAATTGTTGAAGGCTTACTTAGGTGGCTAA
- the ffh gene encoding signal recognition particle protein — protein MFESLQERLDKTIQGIKGQSRLTELNIATALKEIRRAMVNADVNYKIAKEFTAKVKEEALGQNVITAVKPGELLVKIMYDELTALMGGQAIELDLSKKPNIILIAGLQGSGKTTFTAKLANFLRKRNSLRPLLIAGDVYRPAAIKQLQILAESIKIPVYTEEGSKNPVEIAQNGIEYAKTHGHNLVIIDTAGRLAVDEQMMDEISAIKKVTNPNEILFVVDSMTGQDAVNTAKAFNDRLDFNGVVLTKLDGDTRGGAALSIKYVVEKPIKFTSYGEKIETIDVFHPDRMAERILGMGDVRTLVEKAQAEFDVKEAEKLQKKIRKNQFDFNDFKSQLKQIKRMGSVKDLLAMIPGMGKALKDVDIDDNSFKKIEAIIDSMTPAERANPNLMDASRRKRLAAGSGNTLQDVNQFMKQFNEMRKMLKTMSKLSSAGRAFKGLPNQKG, from the coding sequence ATGTTTGAAAGTTTACAGGAACGGTTAGACAAAACCATACAGGGTATAAAAGGACAGAGCAGGCTTACAGAGTTGAACATTGCTACTGCTTTGAAAGAGATTCGACGAGCAATGGTCAATGCGGATGTAAACTACAAAATTGCCAAAGAATTCACGGCAAAGGTAAAGGAAGAAGCACTTGGGCAGAACGTAATTACGGCTGTAAAACCGGGTGAACTTCTGGTTAAAATCATGTATGATGAATTGACCGCATTGATGGGAGGGCAGGCTATTGAGCTGGATTTGAGTAAAAAACCCAACATCATTCTCATTGCAGGTCTTCAAGGTTCTGGTAAAACTACTTTCACGGCTAAACTTGCCAATTTTTTAAGAAAACGCAATTCCTTACGTCCTTTGCTCATTGCAGGTGACGTATATCGTCCTGCGGCAATCAAGCAGTTGCAGATTCTTGCAGAGAGCATCAAGATTCCTGTTTATACCGAAGAAGGCAGTAAAAATCCTGTAGAGATTGCCCAAAACGGGATTGAATATGCCAAAACGCATGGACACAATCTCGTAATCATTGATACAGCAGGTCGTTTGGCGGTTGATGAACAAATGATGGATGAAATCAGTGCCATCAAAAAAGTCACAAATCCCAACGAGATTTTGTTTGTTGTCGACTCAATGACTGGGCAAGATGCGGTCAATACCGCAAAAGCCTTCAATGATAGATTGGACTTCAATGGTGTGGTACTCACCAAATTAGACGGTGACACAAGAGGTGGTGCGGCATTGTCTATCAAATATGTGGTAGAAAAACCTATCAAATTTACCAGTTATGGTGAAAAAATAGAGACCATCGATGTTTTTCACCCCGATAGGATGGCAGAACGTATCCTCGGCATGGGGGATGTGCGAACATTGGTAGAAAAAGCACAGGCAGAATTTGACGTAAAAGAGGCTGAAAAACTACAAAAGAAAATCCGCAAAAATCAGTTTGATTTCAATGACTTCAAATCTCAATTGAAGCAAATCAAACGAATGGGTAGTGTCAAAGATCTACTTGCAATGATTCCTGGTATGGGAAAAGCGCTTAAAGATGTGGATATTGATGACAATTCCTTCAAAAAAATTGAAGCAATTATTGATTCTATGACTCCTGCAGAGCGTGCCAATCCCAATTTGATGGATGCAAGCCGCCGAAAAAGACTTGCCGCAGGTAGTGGAAATACGTTGCAAGATGTGAATCAATTTATGAAGCAGTTCAATGAAATGCGTAAGATGCTAAAAACCATGTCTAAGTTATCTTCAGCTGGACGTGCGTTCAAAGGATTGCCCAACCAAAAGGGGTGA
- the xrtK gene encoding exosortase K has protein sequence MSSKKLQYFLYLLSIAGFICLQWYAKDASNESLKWMLKPVSIGVSMFTDLSFSFNTELGYIAENHVFTIEKSCAGINFFSIAFLIVVFSFLNHFPQPVYKLLAFGNFLILTFVITIIVNVCRIVIAVQLLTLGEKWSILASDKMHTIQGTIFYCTFLLLYYLGIHYFLKFQKNKISHSSDNA, from the coding sequence GTGAGTTCAAAAAAACTACAATACTTTCTTTACCTACTTTCCATTGCGGGCTTCATCTGCCTGCAATGGTATGCCAAAGACGCAAGCAATGAATCCTTAAAATGGATGTTGAAGCCTGTGAGTATAGGCGTTTCGATGTTCACAGATTTATCGTTTTCCTTCAATACAGAATTAGGGTATATCGCTGAAAACCATGTTTTCACTATTGAAAAAAGTTGTGCTGGCATCAATTTTTTCAGCATTGCTTTCCTCATAGTTGTTTTTTCCTTTCTGAACCACTTCCCCCAACCCGTGTATAAATTGTTGGCCTTTGGCAACTTTCTAATCTTGACATTCGTTATAACGATAATTGTGAATGTATGCCGTATAGTCATTGCCGTTCAACTACTAACATTGGGTGAGAAATGGTCTATTTTGGCTTCTGATAAAATGCATACCATTCAAGGCACAATTTTTTACTGCACCTTTCTATTGCTGTATTACTTAGGTATCCATTATTTTTTGAAGTTTCAAAAAAATAAAATTTCCCATTCATCGGATAACGCATGA
- a CDS encoding MSEP-CTERM sorting domain-containing protein, with translation MKRFLKPHWIFWLITLPQLLLITLYFFSYQIIGSLLSAENLQYWYLFGGMLLTACSLNTVYALIQMKRNQSVHALFGLFLLVMYIPYLYFFGWCSEDIIPRSVPRWMMFGDDLLLYVFTFLIPALAYGVFLIVLGITPDKKAVRPWTDFLMAVAIPAIWYLIFNVLSFLRHHGPSRQIFEHLLAVMLISGTVVFFVFLIRGVYIVFLKNSIVNSSIRLFLKVLIVIIFPLMGLALNNGLWGTQMYVQFIFGDFSHPMFYILALVNGILLCLPKPQSLRNQLFLFTARSITFSYIVYFFLVFLPYLPLSIPAIIVVGAGFLMLTPLLVFIVQAQTLTIDYQFLQKYFNTKLLAALFVLSVLSLPMLLIASYHDDRQELHKALDYVYAPDFEEKTEIDGNIIAKMILHVRENKENNRFWGQSHQPYLTNFYQWFVLDNQTLSDRKLNLLEGIFTGEETAVASSFNDYQLEERNVGVSIDSLHTTSTYHEEEDYWTSWVHFDITNCSNRQDEFRTSFELPIGAWVSDYYLVVENEKKYGILAEKKAAMWVYQQIVNTRRDPGILYYLKGNELAFRVFPMNIGETRHTGFELIHKEPIVLNIEEKTLTLGYSAMQNTLKSKVKLFDDQIIYLPAAVKADLPKVTRRPVYHFLLDCSVGKAENVSTYSETIHQFLKKNDIPFSDVRLLPTNYQTQIFDYEPNWEQKLKNVDFEGGFFVERAMQSVLWRHHQTPSDTYPVFVLVTPNMNKAIFTGKLTDFQFMLPEYSRFVCLQFSENEEIEVSGHYLWGNPHLPIGDFNESQISEVTVLAYPDAENPVSYIADNQEASIVVKKDVANVLITRELDRKNWDNALALQALHQDYILHTENQDAKWLSLVQQSFRTHIMSPFTSFMVVENEAQEAALMEKQRQVLNAKASLDTIEEDMKPMSEPVWWVLLLFAGLLVSIRRLNFGRERKEAKSKNLI, from the coding sequence ATGAAACGTTTCCTAAAACCGCATTGGATTTTTTGGCTCATTACCCTTCCGCAACTTTTACTCATCACGCTGTATTTTTTTTCCTATCAAATTATAGGCAGCCTTTTGTCGGCTGAAAATCTGCAATATTGGTATCTTTTTGGTGGAATGTTGCTGACTGCATGTAGCCTAAATACGGTTTATGCACTCATACAAATGAAACGCAATCAATCAGTTCACGCTTTGTTTGGCTTGTTTCTGTTGGTGATGTATATTCCATATCTCTACTTTTTTGGGTGGTGTTCGGAAGACATTATTCCCAGAAGTGTGCCGAGATGGATGATGTTTGGTGACGACTTATTGCTCTATGTATTTACTTTTCTAATACCTGCTTTAGCTTATGGAGTGTTTTTGATTGTCTTAGGTATAACACCTGATAAAAAAGCAGTTCGACCGTGGACTGATTTTTTGATGGCAGTAGCGATACCTGCAATTTGGTATTTAATCTTCAATGTGCTGAGTTTTTTGAGGCATCATGGCCCTTCTCGCCAAATCTTTGAGCATTTGTTGGCGGTGATGTTGATTAGTGGAACGGTTGTATTTTTTGTTTTTTTGATACGAGGAGTCTATATCGTATTTTTGAAAAACTCAATTGTCAATTCCTCTATTCGCTTGTTTTTGAAGGTATTGATAGTCATTATTTTCCCGTTAATGGGTTTGGCATTGAACAATGGCCTTTGGGGGACTCAGATGTATGTTCAGTTTATCTTTGGTGATTTTAGTCATCCTATGTTTTATATTCTTGCTTTGGTAAACGGTATCTTGTTGTGTCTGCCCAAGCCACAAAGTCTTAGGAATCAATTATTCTTGTTTACGGCACGCTCTATCACTTTCAGCTATATCGTTTATTTCTTTTTGGTTTTCTTGCCCTATTTGCCGTTATCCATTCCTGCAATCATTGTAGTCGGAGCAGGTTTTTTGATGCTGACACCTTTATTGGTTTTCATCGTACAAGCCCAAACATTAACGATTGATTATCAATTTCTGCAAAAATATTTTAATACTAAGTTGCTTGCCGCACTTTTTGTACTATCGGTATTGAGTTTGCCGATGCTATTGATAGCCTCTTATCACGATGATCGACAAGAATTACACAAAGCATTGGACTATGTATATGCGCCTGATTTTGAAGAAAAAACTGAAATTGATGGAAATATCATTGCCAAAATGATTCTCCATGTTCGGGAAAATAAAGAAAACAATCGTTTTTGGGGACAATCCCACCAGCCCTATTTGACCAATTTTTACCAATGGTTTGTATTGGACAATCAAACCCTTTCTGACCGAAAACTCAACCTTTTGGAAGGTATTTTTACGGGTGAAGAAACGGCCGTTGCTTCTTCCTTCAATGATTACCAATTGGAGGAGAGGAATGTAGGAGTATCAATTGATAGTTTGCATACCACTTCAACTTACCACGAAGAAGAAGACTATTGGACTAGTTGGGTACATTTTGACATCACCAATTGCAGCAATCGACAAGACGAATTTCGGACTTCTTTTGAATTACCGATAGGGGCTTGGGTCAGTGACTATTACCTTGTAGTGGAGAATGAAAAAAAGTATGGCATTTTAGCAGAAAAAAAAGCGGCGATGTGGGTGTATCAGCAAATTGTGAATACCCGTCGTGATCCAGGTATTTTGTATTATTTAAAGGGCAATGAACTGGCATTTAGGGTTTTCCCAATGAATATAGGCGAAACAAGACATACTGGTTTTGAATTGATACACAAAGAACCCATTGTCTTGAACATTGAAGAAAAGACATTGACTTTGGGGTATTCTGCAATGCAAAATACTTTGAAATCAAAAGTAAAATTGTTTGACGACCAAATTATTTATCTACCTGCTGCTGTAAAAGCGGATTTACCCAAAGTGACACGCCGTCCAGTATATCATTTTTTATTAGATTGTTCGGTGGGTAAAGCGGAAAATGTGAGTACATATAGTGAAACAATTCACCAATTTTTGAAGAAAAACGACATCCCTTTTTCAGATGTGCGTCTTTTGCCGACCAATTACCAAACGCAAATATTTGACTATGAACCCAACTGGGAGCAAAAACTAAAAAATGTTGATTTTGAAGGTGGTTTTTTTGTAGAACGGGCTATGCAGTCTGTTTTATGGCGACACCATCAAACCCCAAGCGATACTTATCCGGTTTTTGTACTGGTCACGCCCAATATGAACAAAGCCATTTTTACGGGTAAATTAACTGATTTTCAATTCATGCTTCCTGAATACAGTCGTTTTGTTTGTCTGCAATTTTCTGAAAATGAAGAAATTGAAGTGAGTGGACATTATTTGTGGGGAAATCCACATTTACCCATCGGCGACTTCAATGAGTCGCAAATTTCGGAAGTGACGGTATTGGCTTATCCAGATGCAGAAAACCCAGTGTCATACATTGCAGACAATCAAGAAGCAAGTATTGTAGTGAAAAAAGATGTGGCTAATGTTTTGATTACAAGAGAATTGGATAGAAAAAATTGGGACAATGCTTTGGCTTTGCAGGCACTTCATCAAGATTACATACTGCATACCGAGAATCAAGATGCAAAGTGGTTGTCTTTGGTACAGCAAAGTTTTCGTACACATATTATGTCACCTTTTACCTCGTTTATGGTAGTAGAAAACGAAGCACAGGAGGCTGCTTTGATGGAGAAACAACGCCAAGTGCTGAATGCCAAAGCCTCTTTGGATACAATTGAAGAAGATATGAAGCCGATGTCGGAACCTGTTTGGTGGGTTTTGTTACTCTTTGCAGGCTTGTTGGTCAGTATAAGGCGTTTAAACTTTGGACGAGAGAGAAAAGAAGCAAAAAGCAAGAATTTAATTTAA